The following proteins are encoded in a genomic region of Neospora caninum Liverpool complete genome, chromosome XI:
- a CDS encoding Translation initiation factor 2 subunit alpha (AeIF-2a), related gives MEARDGVASSQAGAAGAAVPKADLGDCRFYEERFPDVEDLVMVKVNRIADLGAYVSLLEYNNMEGMILMSELSKRRFRSVNKLIRVGRHEVVMVLRVDPKKGYIDLSKRRVSPEDIVKCEEKFSKSKKVHQTVRHAAQKHGMKVDDLNRSVIWPLYRKYGHALDALKEAAMRPDEVFAGLEVDEEVRKSLIQDIQLRLAPQVLKLRARVDVWCFGKEGIDAVKAALQAGQEVGDSEVTINIKLIAPPQYVVVTSCYDKDLGMRKIEEAMKAISDKIKSFSGGDFKQQGEIVVMGGDEERRLEELLEEAGEDDSSDDEEEEEDEGMGRVEGDIPEDEVEDDEDEAEDNEDAKA, from the exons ATGGAGGCAAGAGACGGCGTGGCGTCGTCCCAAGCGGGGGCGGCCGGCGCGGCAGTTCCGAAGGCCGACTTGGGAGACTGCAGATTTTATGAGGAGCGTTTTCCCGATGTCGAAGATTTAGTTATGGTAAAGGTCAACCGCATTGCCGACCTCGGCGCCTACGTCAGCCTTCTCGAGTACAACAACATGGAAGGCATGATTCTCATGAGTGAACTGAGCAAGCGTCGATTTCGCAGTGTCAACAAATTGATTCGCGTCGGACGTCATGAGGTCGTCATGGTGCTTCGCGTGGACCCCAAGAAGGGATATATCGATTTGAGCAAGAGGCG cgtTAGCCCCGAGGATATCGTGAAATGTGAAGAGAAATTTAGCAAGTCAAAGAAGGTCCACCAGACAGTTCGCCACGCTGCGCAGAAACACGGCATGAAGGTCGACGATTTGAATCGCTCCGTTATTTGGCCTCTGTACCGGAAATACGGACATGCTCTCGACGCCTTGAAG GAAGCGGCGATGCGCCCCGATGAAGTCTTCGCGGGTCTGGAAGTCGATGAGGAAGTGCGGAAATCGCTCATTCAAGACATCCAACTTCGCCTGGCTCCTCAGGTTCTGAAGCTGCG AGCACGCGTCGACGTGTGGTGCTTCGGCAAGGAGGGAATCGACGCTGTCAAGGCAGCGCTTCAAGCTGGGCAGGAAGTGGGGGACTCCGAG GTTACCATCAACATCAAACTCATTGCTCCGCCCCAGTATGTCGTAGTCACCTCGTGCTATGACAAGGATCTAGGCATGAGAAAGATCGAGGAG GCAATGAAAGCAATCAGCGATAAAATCAAGAGCTTCAGTGGAGGAGACTTCAAGCAACAAGGCGAG ATTGTTGTTAtgggcggcgacgaggagagacggttGGAGGAACTGCTGGAGGAG GCTGGCGAGGACGacagcagcgacgacgaagaggaggaagaagacgagggtATGGGCCGTGTGGAAGGCGACATTCCCGAAGACGAAGTCGAAGATgatgaagacgaagccgAAGACAACGAAGACGCAAAGGCGTGA